In a genomic window of Blastocatellia bacterium:
- a CDS encoding arylamine N-acetyltransferase has protein sequence MNVTAYLERINYHGAIEPTAATLRDLHRAHLLAVPFENLDIHLGREIVLDDERLYAKVVERRRGGFCYELNGAFAALLSELGFNVKKLAAGVGRADGSFGPLFDHMALLVELDELWLADVGFGEGFREPLRLAEEGEQAQAFGSYRIRQDGEHHILEQRAGDRWLPEYRFPLQAYEYGDYQEMCRYHQTSPLSSFTQKRTCSLATVDGRVTLTNNRLITTAGGERTERELTDELEIAAILREQFGVVL, from the coding sequence ATGAACGTAACGGCTTATCTTGAGCGCATCAATTATCACGGCGCGATTGAGCCGACCGCCGCAACCCTGCGCGACCTGCACCGCGCGCATCTGCTGGCGGTGCCGTTCGAGAATCTCGACATTCATCTCGGGCGCGAGATCGTGCTGGACGACGAGCGTTTGTATGCCAAGGTGGTCGAGCGCCGGCGCGGCGGCTTCTGTTACGAATTGAATGGCGCGTTCGCGGCGCTGCTCAGCGAGCTGGGGTTCAACGTCAAGAAGCTGGCTGCGGGTGTCGGACGGGCTGATGGTAGCTTCGGCCCGCTATTCGATCACATGGCACTGCTGGTCGAGCTGGATGAGCTGTGGCTTGCAGACGTCGGTTTTGGCGAAGGCTTCCGCGAGCCGCTGCGCCTTGCTGAAGAGGGCGAGCAGGCGCAGGCTTTTGGCTCGTACCGCATACGTCAGGACGGCGAGCATCACATCCTTGAGCAGCGCGCCGGCGACCGATGGCTGCCGGAGTATCGTTTCCCCTTGCAGGCTTACGAGTACGGCGATTATCAGGAGATGTGCCGCTATCATCAGACCTCGCCGCTGTCGTCGTTCACGCAAAAGCGCACTTGCTCGCTGGCAACCGTAGACGGGCGCGTGACGCTGACGAACAATCGCTTGATTACTACGGCGGGCGGCGAGCGCACGGAGCGCGAGCTAACCGACGAATTAGAGATCGCGGCGATTTTGCGCGAGCAGTTCGGCGTCGTATTATAA
- a CDS encoding M1 family aminopeptidase produces MKRFLGLAMALVWLTLVPAPARDTYTRVPAIDALDYRIRLELQEAGAQIRGDTEILFAINEENLKSITLDFADLAVDAVSVGDRAATFTQAGDRLTVQLADAYHRGEQCRVRLRYHGSPKDGLFIKANKFGDRAAFADNWPNRAHHWFPAIDHPYDKATVEFFVTAPARYDVIANGALIETTNNQDGTRLTHWREATPIPTYCMVIGATEFAVINAGTWNGTRLTYYLYPKDRVGGLKDFGRALRMLAFYENLIGPYPFEKLALVESSTRFGGMENSSAIFFDEKAFNGSGKLEKTVAHEIAHQWFGDSVTESDWHHLWLSEGFATYFEKLFFEHAEGRERFVREMLDDKAAYLQAYGSNPRPIYDPSLTDLFALLNANNYQKGGWVLHMLRHLMGDQKFFAGIRDYYRAYRDRNALTADFQSAMERAAGRELDWFFKQWIYGAGYPVYDAAWHWDNGELRLRITQKQAALFQMPVEIEFAADNKARRETVEVKEREQTFTFKLDRKPPRVVIDPDEWLLKVATLKEE; encoded by the coding sequence ATGAAACGCTTCCTCGGTTTGGCCATGGCGCTGGTTTGGCTGACGCTCGTGCCGGCGCCGGCGCGCGACACCTACACGCGCGTTCCGGCCATTGACGCCCTGGATTACCGCATACGGCTTGAGCTGCAAGAGGCCGGTGCTCAGATTCGCGGCGACACCGAAATTCTCTTCGCCATCAACGAAGAAAACCTGAAAAGCATCACGCTCGATTTTGCAGACCTCGCGGTTGATGCGGTGAGCGTCGGCGACCGCGCCGCGACGTTTACGCAAGCGGGCGACCGGCTCACGGTACAGCTCGCGGATGCGTATCATCGGGGTGAGCAGTGCCGCGTCCGCCTGCGCTATCACGGCTCGCCGAAAGACGGCCTGTTTATCAAGGCCAACAAATTCGGCGACCGCGCGGCGTTTGCCGACAACTGGCCGAACCGCGCCCACCACTGGTTCCCCGCCATAGATCATCCTTACGACAAAGCGACGGTCGAATTCTTCGTCACCGCGCCGGCGCGCTACGACGTGATTGCCAACGGCGCGCTCATCGAAACGACGAACAATCAGGATGGCACGCGGCTGACGCACTGGCGCGAAGCCACGCCCATTCCGACTTACTGCATGGTGATTGGCGCGACCGAGTTCGCTGTCATCAACGCCGGCACGTGGAACGGCACGCGGCTGACTTATTACCTCTACCCGAAAGACCGCGTGGGCGGCTTGAAAGACTTTGGCCGCGCCTTGCGGATGCTGGCGTTTTACGAAAACCTGATCGGCCCTTACCCGTTCGAGAAGCTGGCGCTGGTCGAATCTTCGACGCGCTTTGGCGGCATGGAGAATTCGAGTGCCATCTTCTTTGACGAAAAAGCCTTCAACGGCAGCGGCAAGCTGGAAAAGACGGTGGCCCACGAAATCGCTCACCAGTGGTTTGGCGATTCGGTGACCGAAAGCGATTGGCACCACCTGTGGCTGAGTGAAGGCTTTGCGACCTACTTTGAAAAGCTGTTCTTCGAGCATGCCGAGGGGCGCGAGCGATTCGTCCGCGAGATGCTCGACGACAAAGCGGCTTACCTGCAAGCCTACGGCAGCAACCCGCGCCCGATTTATGATCCGAGCCTCACCGACCTGTTCGCGCTGTTGAATGCGAATAACTATCAGAAGGGCGGCTGGGTCTTGCATATGCTGCGGCACCTGATGGGCGATCAGAAATTCTTCGCGGGGATACGCGACTACTACCGCGCTTATCGAGACCGCAATGCGCTGACCGCAGACTTTCAGAGCGCCATGGAGCGCGCCGCCGGCCGCGAGCTCGACTGGTTTTTCAAGCAATGGATCTACGGCGCGGGCTATCCGGTCTATGATGCGGCGTGGCACTGGGACAATGGCGAGTTGCGGCTGCGCATCACGCAGAAGCAGGCGGCGCTTTTTCAGATGCCTGTGGAAATCGAATTCGCCGCAGACAACAAAGCGCGGCGCGAGACCGTCGAAGTCAAGGAGCGCGAGCAGACCTTCACGTTCAAGCTTGACCGCAAGCCGCCGCGCGTCGTGATCGATCCCGACGAATGGCTGCTCAAGGTTGCGACATTGAAAGAAGAATAG
- a CDS encoding xanthine dehydrogenase family protein subunit M: MTETPTAYSVETLAEAYAVLAEQGSRVRVIAGGTDLMVLMNAQQLAAASFLDIWRVGELRGISDEGDNLRIGALTTYTELIRSPLIQAHAPSLIAASRTIGAVQIQNRGTLGGNIVNGSPAGDSLPVLAAYDAELEIGSIRGGRRVAFNTFYTGYRQTVLAADELLVAVRLPKLTAGERDFFFKVGTRRAQAISKVVMAARAQASGRVIEAIRIAIGSVAPTVIRAPQTEALLTGQTISPDLIKRAQAAIAGEVSPITDLRSTEYYRRTVTGTVLAKYLRRLGSD; the protein is encoded by the coding sequence ATGACCGAAACCCCGACCGCTTATTCAGTTGAAACGCTCGCCGAAGCTTACGCCGTGTTGGCCGAGCAAGGCAGCCGTGTGCGGGTGATCGCCGGGGGCACCGACCTGATGGTCTTGATGAACGCGCAGCAGCTCGCCGCGGCGAGCTTTCTCGACATCTGGCGCGTCGGCGAATTGCGCGGCATCAGCGACGAAGGCGACAACCTGCGCATCGGCGCGCTGACGACTTACACTGAATTGATCCGCTCACCGCTCATCCAAGCGCATGCCCCGTCACTGATCGCGGCATCGCGCACCATCGGCGCAGTGCAGATTCAAAATCGCGGCACGCTTGGCGGCAATATCGTCAACGGCTCGCCGGCAGGCGATAGCTTACCGGTGCTGGCGGCTTATGATGCCGAGCTGGAGATTGGCAGTATTCGCGGCGGGCGGCGCGTGGCGTTCAACACGTTTTACACGGGCTATCGCCAGACGGTGCTGGCGGCAGACGAGCTACTGGTCGCCGTGCGCTTGCCGAAGCTGACGGCGGGCGAGCGCGATTTCTTCTTCAAAGTCGGCACGCGGCGCGCCCAGGCCATCTCGAAAGTCGTGATGGCGGCCCGCGCCCAGGCAAGCGGGAGGGTGATCGAAGCGATTCGCATCGCCATCGGCAGCGTCGCGCCGACCGTCATTCGCGCGCCCCAGACCGAAGCCCTGCTTACGGGACAAACGATCTCACCCGACCTCATCAAGCGAGCGCAAGCGGCGATTGCCGGCGAAGTCTCGCCCATCACCGACCTGCGCTCGACCGAGTATTATCGCCGCACGGTGACTGGCACGGTGCTGGCGAAATACCTGAGGCGGCTCGGCAGTGATTGA
- a CDS encoding DUF3828 domain-containing protein, translating to MMLVLFALIVAAPSLAQAVAVPARTPDVVIREFYQWYVHALNQEKDPLTGERPVMRKYVTARLIAAIDRMAKGPDGLDGDYFIDAQDWDKDWEKNITVSNVVVKTTIATAKVALTGPQMSRHLQLTLKQEAGTWKVDRVKGLDN from the coding sequence ATGATGTTAGTCCTGTTTGCCTTGATTGTTGCCGCGCCATCGCTGGCGCAAGCCGTCGCCGTACCCGCACGCACGCCGGATGTGGTGATCCGCGAGTTTTATCAGTGGTACGTTCACGCGCTCAATCAAGAAAAAGACCCGCTGACCGGCGAGCGTCCTGTGATGCGCAAGTATGTGACGGCGCGCTTGATCGCGGCGATTGACCGCATGGCGAAAGGGCCGGACGGGCTGGACGGCGATTACTTTATTGACGCGCAGGACTGGGACAAGGATTGGGAGAAGAACATCACGGTGTCGAACGTCGTCGTCAAGACGACCATTGCGACGGCGAAGGTCGCGCTCACCGGCCCGCAGATGAGCCGCCACCTGCAACTGACGCTCAAGCAGGAAGCCGGCACGTGGAAGGTTGATCGCGTCAAAGGGCTGGATAATTAA
- a CDS encoding BACON domain-containing protein produces the protein MNRARSLAVVCLTLIVTLAGGLFDLGRAANPRGPLPRSAAATPVSVLTHHNDRQRTGANLLETTLTTANVEVNQFGKLFTRTVSGYIYAQPLVATNVNLPGVGARNIVYVATESNNVYAFDADDSDAASPYWQINLGVPMPSDDIFPGYHDLTPEIGITATPVIDAASNTIYVVAKTKEVATATYHHQLHALDLATGGEKFGGPIEINASVPGTGSGSKNGMVALDHLHQLNRPGLLLLNNVVYIAFGSHGDADPYHGWVLGYDATTLQQVAVFNTTPDGAEAAIWQGGQGLAADPTGNIYLVTGNGSFDVDQGGRSYGNAVIKLNGMGGLTVADWFVPYNVDQLKWQKPARVGKAVAPKNLYDIDLGAGGPLVLPGTNLLLIVGKDHVLRLFDRNNLGHYSADHNANMQEFSATSSLFMGAPIYWNGGDGPQIYLWGAGDHLKAYRLIDGLFETTPASQSTFAGVFGYSNSAPLSLTANGIQAGSGIVWALCAYSGDANGQTVPGILRAFDATDLSRELWNSKQNAARDDIGSFAKFNPPTIANGKVYVPTFSGQLHVYGLLPVIAPVGAAFEESGDEGRIQVSATPGIHWTAQTTDPWIMLKTASGNGDGEVTYIVRDNFAGSPRAGTISVAGRTFTIEQAGNIEADCAYAIAPSYTTVAAQGGGGGINVSTQAHCSWQAESNVSWITITSVCCGIGNGQVTYTVAANTGAGGRKGIITVGSQSFAVKQAGP, from the coding sequence ATGAATCGAGCCAGATCGCTTGCGGTCGTCTGTCTCACGCTGATTGTCACCCTCGCCGGCGGCCTGTTCGACCTGGGCCGCGCCGCCAACCCACGCGGGCCCCTGCCGCGCTCGGCCGCCGCGACGCCTGTGAGCGTCCTGACTCATCACAACGACCGCCAGCGCACCGGCGCTAACCTGCTGGAGACGACGCTGACGACGGCCAATGTCGAGGTCAATCAGTTCGGCAAGCTCTTTACGCGCACGGTCAGCGGCTACATTTATGCGCAGCCGCTCGTCGCCACAAACGTCAACCTGCCGGGCGTCGGCGCGCGCAACATCGTCTACGTCGCCACCGAGAGCAACAACGTTTATGCCTTTGACGCGGACGATTCGGACGCCGCCTCGCCTTACTGGCAGATCAACCTCGGCGTGCCGATGCCGAGCGACGACATCTTTCCGGGCTATCACGACCTCACCCCTGAAATCGGCATCACCGCGACGCCAGTGATCGATGCGGCGAGCAACACGATCTACGTCGTGGCTAAGACCAAGGAGGTCGCAACCGCCACTTATCACCACCAGTTGCACGCGCTTGATCTGGCGACCGGCGGCGAGAAATTCGGCGGCCCGATTGAGATCAACGCCAGTGTCCCTGGCACCGGCAGCGGCAGCAAAAACGGCATGGTCGCCCTGGATCACCTGCACCAGTTGAACCGCCCCGGTCTGCTGCTGCTCAACAATGTGGTTTACATCGCCTTTGGCTCGCACGGCGACGCCGACCCCTATCACGGCTGGGTGCTCGGCTACGACGCGACGACCTTGCAGCAGGTAGCGGTCTTCAACACGACGCCCGACGGCGCCGAAGCCGCCATCTGGCAGGGCGGGCAAGGGCTGGCCGCCGACCCCACAGGCAATATCTATCTGGTAACGGGCAACGGCTCGTTCGACGTAGATCAGGGGGGCCGCAGTTACGGCAACGCCGTCATCAAGCTGAACGGCATGGGAGGGCTGACCGTCGCCGACTGGTTCGTCCCTTACAACGTTGATCAGCTCAAGTGGCAGAAGCCAGCAAGGGTCGGCAAGGCGGTCGCGCCGAAGAACCTTTACGACATTGATCTGGGGGCCGGCGGGCCGCTGGTGTTGCCGGGAACCAACCTGCTGTTGATCGTCGGCAAAGATCATGTGCTGCGGCTGTTCGACCGCAACAACCTCGGCCACTACTCCGCGGATCACAATGCGAATATGCAGGAGTTCTCGGCGACGAGCTCGCTTTTCATGGGCGCGCCGATCTACTGGAACGGCGGCGACGGGCCGCAGATTTATTTATGGGGCGCGGGCGATCACTTGAAAGCCTACCGCCTGATCGACGGCCTGTTCGAGACAACGCCGGCATCGCAAAGCACGTTTGCGGGCGTCTTCGGTTACTCGAACTCGGCGCCGCTGTCTTTAACGGCCAACGGCATCCAGGCGGGCAGCGGCATCGTCTGGGCGCTGTGCGCTTATAGCGGCGATGCCAACGGACAGACGGTGCCGGGCATCCTGCGGGCTTTCGACGCCACAGACCTTTCAAGAGAGTTGTGGAACAGCAAGCAGAACGCGGCGCGCGACGACATCGGCAGCTTTGCCAAGTTCAACCCGCCGACCATCGCCAACGGCAAAGTCTACGTGCCGACCTTTTCGGGCCAGCTTCATGTTTACGGCCTGCTGCCGGTGATCGCCCCGGTCGGCGCGGCCTTTGAGGAGTCAGGCGACGAAGGGCGCATCCAGGTCAGCGCGACGCCGGGGATTCACTGGACGGCGCAAACGACCGACCCCTGGATCATGCTCAAGACGGCGAGCGGCAACGGCGACGGCGAAGTCACCTACATCGTCAGAGACAACTTTGCCGGCAGCCCGCGCGCAGGAACGATCAGCGTCGCCGGCAGAACCTTTACGATTGAACAGGCGGGCAATATAGAGGCCGATTGCGCCTACGCGATTGCCCCGTCTTACACGACGGTCGCGGCGCAGGGCGGCGGCGGCGGCATCAATGTCTCTACGCAGGCGCATTGCAGCTGGCAGGCTGAGAGCAATGTGAGCTGGATCACTATCACCTCAGTCTGTTGCGGCATCGGCAATGGCCAGGTCACCTATACGGTCGCCGCCAACACCGGCGCGGGGGGACGAAAAGGCATCATCACCGTCGGCTCGCAGAGCTTCGCCGTCAAGCAGGCCGGCCCGTGA
- a CDS encoding (2Fe-2S)-binding protein gives MRITFHINGSEREVDEPPMRRALDVLREALRLTGTKEGCGEGECGACSILVDGEVVNSCLIPICQLQSTRIITVEGLARDDRFDPLQQAFLETGGAQCGICTPGMLIAARALLDARPNPTRDEIKEAIAGNLCRCTGYVKIIDAIEQAAKTKR, from the coding sequence ATGAGAATCACGTTTCACATCAACGGCAGCGAGCGCGAGGTGGATGAGCCGCCAATGCGGCGCGCGCTTGACGTGCTGCGCGAAGCGTTGCGGCTGACGGGCACCAAGGAAGGCTGCGGCGAAGGCGAGTGCGGCGCTTGCTCGATTCTGGTTGACGGCGAAGTCGTCAACTCATGTCTCATCCCCATCTGCCAGTTGCAAAGCACACGCATCATCACGGTCGAAGGGCTGGCGCGCGATGATCGCTTCGACCCGCTTCAGCAAGCCTTTCTCGAAACCGGCGGCGCGCAGTGCGGCATCTGCACGCCCGGCATGTTGATTGCGGCGCGCGCCCTGCTTGATGCGCGCCCCAACCCGACACGCGACGAGATTAAAGAAGCCATTGCCGGCAATCTCTGCCGCTGCACCGGCTATGTAAAAATCATTGACGCCATCGAACAGGCCGCCAAAACAAAGAGGTAA
- the cysK gene encoding cysteine synthase A, translating into MLKWDRNRKTAKSILDRIGYTPMVRLNRVTAEVEPEICVKLEYFSPSGSLKDRIYLNMIEKAERRGDLKKGMTILECSTGNAGIACSFVAAVKGYPCVIVMPEGMSEERKKMAVAYGTEMVYTPGGESDVDLALQRLEEIRQQDPAKYWMPSQFDNPNNIKAHYKTTGPEIWEQTRGKINAYVATQGTGGQLTGIGRYLRERKKGVKLYAGEPAECPLLSRREWGEHKIEGIGDGFVPRDLDLSLLSGVVTITSEEAITMARRLAREEGIFCGISSGANVVAAIKVAKRHPKMRRIVTMICDTGQRYFSTELCGSPKHVESPVREHPVDDYTREQLDKYQSTWEIIE; encoded by the coding sequence ATGCTCAAATGGGACCGCAATCGCAAAACCGCCAAATCAATTCTCGACCGCATCGGCTACACGCCGATGGTGCGCCTGAACCGCGTCACCGCCGAGGTTGAGCCGGAAATCTGCGTCAAGCTCGAATACTTCAGCCCTTCGGGATCGCTCAAGGATCGCATCTACCTGAACATGATCGAAAAGGCCGAGCGCCGCGGCGACCTGAAAAAAGGCATGACGATACTGGAATGCTCGACCGGCAACGCCGGCATCGCCTGCTCGTTTGTCGCCGCGGTTAAAGGCTACCCGTGCGTCATCGTCATGCCCGAGGGCATGAGCGAGGAGCGCAAGAAGATGGCCGTAGCTTACGGCACCGAAATGGTCTATACGCCGGGCGGCGAGTCTGACGTTGATCTCGCCTTGCAACGGCTTGAAGAGATACGCCAGCAAGACCCCGCGAAATACTGGATGCCGTCGCAGTTCGACAACCCCAATAACATCAAGGCGCATTACAAGACGACCGGCCCGGAAATCTGGGAACAGACGCGCGGCAAGATTAACGCCTATGTCGCCACGCAAGGCACCGGCGGCCAGCTCACAGGCATTGGCCGCTACCTGCGCGAGCGGAAGAAAGGTGTGAAGCTCTATGCCGGCGAGCCTGCCGAATGCCCGCTGCTCTCCCGCCGCGAGTGGGGCGAGCACAAGATCGAAGGCATCGGCGACGGCTTTGTGCCGCGCGACCTCGATCTCAGCCTGCTGAGCGGCGTCGTCACGATCACTTCCGAAGAAGCGATCACTATGGCGCGGCGGCTGGCGCGAGAAGAAGGCATCTTCTGCGGCATCTCGTCGGGCGCGAATGTCGTCGCGGCGATCAAGGTGGCCAAGCGGCACCCGAAGATGCGGCGCATCGTCACCATGATCTGTGACACGGGCCAGCGTTACTTCTCGACCGAGCTATGCGGCTCGCCCAAGCATGTCGAGTCGCCCGTGCGCGAGCACCCGGTGGACGACTACACACGCGAGCAGTTGGACAAATATCAAAGCACGTGGGAAATCATTGAGTAG
- a CDS encoding xanthine dehydrogenase family protein molybdopterin-binding subunit, with protein MAVGQNVLRKEGVEKVTGAARYIDDIALDRMMYGKTIRSRVARGHIKAITFDPSYDWSRTVIADYRDIPGANYVALIENDQPLLAESLIRHHAEPILLIAAESKAEAEAAARHIRIEYDELPPVLTIEAALAGSEIIYPPDNIFKRFLIGRGDIDGGFARADLIVEGEYRVPHQEQLYIEPQGMIAIPDNGAMTVMGSMQCPYYIHKALKQLFNLADEQAIVIQTTTGGGFGGKEEYPSVIAAHAALLAHKAGRPVKLIYDRAEDIAATTKRHPGIIRHRTGVRRDGTLTASEIDIVIDGGAYVTLTPVVLSRGAIHALGPYACDNVRITARAVATNTPPNGAFRGFGAPQVAFAYEMHMEKIAATLGIAPLELRRINMLGEGGVTATGQRLTVSVGAREVLDAAIESSDYHEKRAAAHAFNQQMEDALQSASPPADNKRRGVGLSFFFHGAGFTGSGEARMKARAGVEITRDGGARILTGSTEIGQGVRTIFCQIVADELGMAFDQVEIEEADTSKVPDSGPTVASRTTMVVGRVVQLAAREAKEKLTRFVAERFGAAEAALIKGRFMAGDTWLADFDEMLREYVAQHGSLVAYAQYASPPGIHWDDETYSGDAYPVYSWGAEVAEVEVDLDTCEVIVTHITTAQDIGRAINPVLAAGQIEGGTLQAVGYGLLEEVVWDKGRVVNNRLTNYIIPTALDAPEMQTIIVEKAYPHGPFGAKGVGELPMDGGAPAIAAAVFDATGAFLSEIPITPERLQAALEEA; from the coding sequence ATGGCAGTCGGGCAAAATGTCTTACGCAAAGAGGGCGTCGAGAAGGTGACGGGCGCGGCCCGTTACATAGACGACATCGCGCTCGACCGCATGATGTACGGCAAGACGATTCGCAGCCGCGTCGCTCGCGGCCACATCAAAGCCATCACCTTTGATCCGAGCTACGACTGGTCACGCACAGTCATTGCCGATTACCGCGACATCCCCGGCGCCAACTATGTCGCGCTGATTGAAAACGATCAGCCGCTGCTCGCCGAATCCTTGATCCGCCATCATGCCGAGCCCATCCTACTGATTGCCGCCGAAAGCAAAGCCGAAGCCGAAGCCGCCGCGCGCCACATTCGCATCGAATATGATGAGCTGCCGCCGGTCTTGACTATCGAAGCGGCGCTTGCCGGCAGCGAGATAATCTACCCGCCCGACAACATCTTCAAGCGCTTCCTGATCGGGCGCGGCGACATCGATGGAGGCTTTGCGCGCGCCGACCTGATCGTTGAAGGCGAATACCGCGTGCCGCATCAGGAACAGCTCTACATCGAGCCGCAAGGCATGATCGCCATTCCCGACAATGGCGCGATGACGGTTATGGGCTCGATGCAGTGCCCTTACTATATTCACAAGGCGCTCAAGCAATTGTTCAATCTCGCCGACGAGCAGGCGATTGTCATTCAGACGACGACCGGCGGCGGCTTTGGCGGCAAGGAAGAGTATCCTTCGGTGATCGCCGCGCACGCCGCTTTGCTGGCGCACAAGGCGGGTCGCCCGGTGAAGCTCATCTATGACCGCGCCGAAGACATCGCCGCAACCACCAAGCGCCATCCCGGTATCATTCGCCACCGCACAGGCGTCCGCCGCGACGGCACGCTCACCGCGAGCGAGATAGACATCGTGATAGACGGCGGCGCTTACGTGACGTTGACCCCCGTCGTCTTGTCGCGCGGCGCGATTCACGCGCTCGGCCCCTACGCTTGCGACAACGTCCGCATCACGGCGCGCGCGGTCGCCACCAACACGCCGCCCAACGGCGCGTTTCGCGGCTTCGGCGCGCCGCAGGTCGCCTTCGCTTACGAGATGCACATGGAGAAGATCGCCGCGACGCTCGGCATCGCGCCGCTTGAGCTGCGCCGCATCAACATGCTCGGCGAAGGCGGCGTAACCGCGACGGGGCAGCGCCTGACGGTGAGCGTCGGCGCGCGTGAGGTGCTCGATGCCGCGATTGAAAGCTCGGACTATCACGAGAAGCGCGCCGCGGCTCACGCCTTCAATCAGCAAATGGAAGACGCATTACAATCCGCGAGCCCGCCGGCGGACAACAAGCGGCGCGGCGTCGGCTTGTCGTTCTTCTTTCACGGCGCGGGCTTCACCGGCAGCGGCGAAGCGCGGATGAAAGCCAGGGCCGGCGTCGAGATCACTCGTGATGGCGGCGCGCGTATCCTTACGGGCTCGACTGAAATCGGCCAGGGCGTGCGGACGATCTTCTGCCAGATCGTCGCCGACGAGCTCGGTATGGCTTTCGATCAAGTCGAGATCGAAGAGGCCGACACCTCGAAGGTGCCCGACAGCGGGCCGACGGTCGCTTCGCGGACGACGATGGTCGTCGGTCGCGTCGTGCAACTGGCGGCGCGCGAGGCGAAAGAGAAGCTGACGCGCTTTGTCGCCGAGCGCTTCGGCGCGGCGGAAGCCGCGTTGATTAAAGGCCGCTTTATGGCGGGCGATACATGGTTAGCCGACTTCGACGAGATGCTGCGCGAATACGTCGCGCAGCACGGCTCGCTGGTCGCTTACGCGCAATATGCCAGCCCGCCGGGCATCCATTGGGACGACGAGACCTATTCGGGCGACGCTTACCCGGTCTATTCCTGGGGCGCTGAAGTCGCCGAAGTCGAAGTCGACCTGGACACCTGCGAAGTCATTGTTACCCACATCACGACGGCGCAAGACATCGGGCGAGCGATCAACCCTGTGCTTGCCGCCGGGCAGATCGAAGGCGGCACATTGCAAGCGGTCGGCTATGGCTTGCTCGAAGAGGTGGTGTGGGACAAAGGCCGCGTCGTCAATAATCGCTTGACGAATTACATCATCCCGACCGCGCTCGACGCGCCGGAGATGCAAACGATCATCGTCGAGAAGGCGTACCCGCACGGCCCGTTCGGGGCTAAAGGCGTCGGCGAATTGCCGATGGACGGCGGCGCTCCGGCCATCGCCGCGGCGGTCTTTGACGCGACGGGCGCGTTCCTCAGCGAAATCCCCATCACCCCCGAACGCTTGCAGGCGGCGCTGGAAGAAGCATGA